In a genomic window of Leptolyngbya sp. SIO1E4:
- a CDS encoding MATE family efflux transporter: MSTLSMHLTLKAEAREFLKLAIPLASAQVAQAVTGFVDTVMMGWLGQDVLAAGGLAAMIFMAFMMTGVGIISGVSPLVAEAYGARQVQRVGKVTRQGLWIAVLLALPGMIILANLDGLMHQFGQAATTVTLADAYLNVMAGGLFPAIAFAVLRGCIVSLSEARPIMIIVVAATGFNVVGNYVLAFGKLGFPAMGITGLAIASICAHWGMFLSLLGYMLWLKKLRQYSLFQSLHRVDAKTVQQLLWVGVPIGIAAILEYGMMTAVTLLMGALGTPVLAAHQVVLQTIMVIFMVPLAMSYAATARVGQWFGQRDWSQVRQAAIVSIGLTVAFMLVTAIALLAYPQNIIGLYLDLSDPTNANVVSIGISIMTVAAFGQILDGVQRTTNGILQGLQDTRMPMLLGTISYWGVGLTTGYLLGFHTNLGGMGVWIGGYTGLAVAGIAFVWRFWKILPKKQ; the protein is encoded by the coding sequence GTGTCTACACTTTCAATGCATTTAACCCTGAAAGCGGAAGCTCGTGAGTTTCTAAAACTTGCCATTCCGTTAGCCAGTGCTCAGGTTGCCCAGGCGGTGACCGGATTTGTCGATACGGTCATGATGGGCTGGCTAGGCCAAGACGTGCTAGCCGCAGGTGGGCTGGCTGCCATGATCTTCATGGCATTCATGATGACTGGCGTCGGCATAATCTCTGGGGTGAGCCCACTCGTAGCAGAAGCCTATGGTGCTCGGCAAGTTCAGCGGGTGGGGAAAGTCACGCGCCAAGGCTTATGGATTGCCGTGCTGCTAGCACTCCCAGGGATGATCATTCTGGCCAACTTGGATGGATTGATGCACCAGTTTGGGCAAGCTGCGACAACTGTAACCCTCGCGGATGCCTATCTTAATGTGATGGCTGGGGGCTTATTTCCGGCGATCGCCTTTGCTGTGCTCAGAGGCTGCATCGTATCGCTTTCAGAAGCGCGCCCCATCATGATCATTGTGGTGGCAGCAACCGGGTTTAATGTCGTCGGTAACTATGTGTTGGCCTTTGGCAAACTGGGCTTTCCCGCCATGGGCATTACTGGGTTGGCCATTGCCAGCATTTGTGCCCATTGGGGGATGTTTCTATCGTTGCTGGGGTACATGCTTTGGCTTAAAAAACTGCGTCAGTATTCCCTCTTTCAATCCCTGCATCGTGTGGATGCTAAAACGGTGCAGCAGTTGCTTTGGGTCGGTGTTCCCATCGGTATTGCAGCCATCTTAGAGTATGGGATGATGACCGCTGTGACGTTGCTGATGGGGGCATTAGGAACGCCAGTCTTGGCTGCACATCAAGTGGTGTTGCAAACCATTATGGTGATTTTCATGGTTCCTTTAGCCATGTCTTACGCAGCAACGGCCCGTGTGGGCCAGTGGTTTGGCCAACGTGACTGGTCGCAGGTGCGACAAGCCGCTATTGTCAGTATCGGGTTAACGGTCGCGTTTATGCTGGTCACCGCGATCGCCCTGTTAGCCTATCCCCAAAACATCATTGGCCTTTATCTAGACCTGAGCGATCCCACGAATGCTAACGTCGTGAGCATTGGCATTTCGATTATGACGGTGGCGGCGTTTGGTCAAATTTTAGATGGCGTACAGCGAACAACCAACGGCATTCTGCAGGGGTTGCAAGACACACGAATGCCCATGCTGCTAGGGACAATCTCCTACTGGGGAGTTGGTTTAACCACTGGTTACCTACTCGGGTTTCACACAAATTTGGGTGGCATGGGTGTGTGGATTGGCGGCTATACGGGCCTAGCGGTCGCTGGGATCGCCTTTGTCTGGCGTTTTTGGAAAATTTTGCCGAAAAAGCAGTAG